The following coding sequences are from one uncultured Cohaesibacter sp. window:
- a CDS encoding TRAP transporter substrate-binding protein, which yields MNKLMLGIAAVAMMVTAGNVNAATRMKLAHNLAEDHPTSQALKHFADEVEEKTGGEVKIKLFLNGVLGSEREVLEQLQNGAVDMTRVGASSLENFDSIFQAFTLPYLFDSEDKFYRVMEGPIADKIYEASKDSGFVGLTFFDGGARSFYTKDKPINKPEDLKGEKIRVMNSHTSIKMVELMGGTPTPLAYGEIYTALQQGVIDGAENNPTALTLGRHGEVVKYYSFDEHGRIPDFLVIANASMEKLTPEQQKIVKEAARNATKFHRDLWSEAVKTAMEEAQSKLGVEFSYPEKAPFREAVKPLYDEYRKDAAIDSLVGDILAAE from the coding sequence TTGAACAAGCTGATGTTGGGTATTGCCGCTGTCGCCATGATGGTCACAGCAGGCAATGTGAATGCTGCCACTCGCATGAAACTTGCGCACAACCTGGCCGAAGATCATCCGACAAGTCAGGCGCTCAAGCATTTTGCCGATGAGGTGGAGGAAAAGACCGGCGGGGAAGTCAAGATCAAGCTCTTCCTGAACGGGGTTCTGGGCTCCGAACGCGAGGTTCTGGAACAGTTGCAGAATGGTGCCGTCGATATGACGCGCGTTGGTGCATCATCTCTCGAAAACTTCGATTCCATCTTCCAGGCCTTCACGCTGCCGTATCTTTTCGATAGCGAAGATAAATTCTATCGGGTTATGGAAGGCCCGATTGCCGACAAGATCTATGAAGCCTCCAAGGACAGCGGCTTTGTCGGTCTGACCTTCTTTGATGGCGGAGCACGCAGCTTCTACACCAAGGACAAACCGATCAACAAACCCGAAGATCTGAAGGGCGAGAAGATCCGCGTCATGAACTCCCATACTTCGATCAAGATGGTCGAGCTGATGGGTGGCACGCCGACCCCGCTGGCTTATGGCGAAATCTACACCGCACTTCAGCAGGGCGTGATCGATGGAGCCGAGAACAACCCGACGGCGCTGACCCTTGGTCGTCACGGCGAGGTCGTCAAATATTACTCCTTTGACGAACATGGCCGGATCCCGGACTTCCTCGTGATAGCCAATGCGTCCATGGAAAAATTGACCCCTGAGCAGCAGAAAATCGTCAAGGAAGCGGCCCGCAATGCGACCAAATTCCATCGCGATCTTTGGAGTGAAGCGGTCAAGACGGCCATGGAAGAAGCCCAGTCCAAACTGGGCGTCGAATTCTCCTATCCAGAGAAGGCTCCGTTCCGTGAAGCCGTGAAACCGCTCTACGACGAGTATCGCAAGGACGCTGCGATTGATAGTCTGGTCGGTGATATTCTGGCTGCCGAATAA
- a CDS encoding TRAP transporter small permease: MLRKIKSYIELSLSWITSGMLVMLVALAIWQVFTRYVLKTPALFTEELLRFSMIWMALLGAAYAFGIKEHLSLGILPDMLTGRKRKALVLFNDLVVLSFAFFILFLGGMRAVESSMNQFSPILRLPMGQVYYILPITAVLIFVLQGMNSILALMAPGTGPDTSTPNNRKDDA, translated from the coding sequence ATGCTCAGGAAAATCAAATCATATATCGAACTCTCTCTGTCCTGGATCACATCGGGGATGCTGGTGATGCTGGTCGCACTCGCGATCTGGCAGGTGTTCACCCGCTATGTTCTGAAGACACCAGCCCTGTTTACCGAAGAATTGCTCCGCTTTTCGATGATATGGATGGCGCTGCTCGGTGCGGCCTATGCCTTTGGCATCAAGGAGCATCTCTCCCTTGGCATCCTGCCCGACATGCTCACCGGCAGAAAACGCAAGGCGCTCGTGCTCTTCAATGATCTGGTGGTGCTGAGCTTTGCCTTCTTCATCCTCTTTCTGGGCGGCATGCGCGCCGTCGAAAGCTCAATGAACCAGTTCTCTCCGATCCTCAGGCTACCGATGGGACAGGTCTACTACATCCTGCCGATCACCGCGGTGCTGATTTTCGTGCTGCAGGGCATGAACTCGATCCTTGCGCTGATGGCCCCCGGCACCGGCCCGGACACAAGCACTCCGAACAACAGGAAAGATGACGCGTGA
- a CDS encoding TRAP transporter large permease — protein sequence MDIIFNYMDEALFAAICLFGFFFAFLISGVPISVGIAVSSILTALFFLPADTAYFVATQKMFAGMDSFTLLAIPFFILSGNLMNKGGIAIRLVNLSKLISGRLPGSLAHTNVIANMLFGSISGSGIAAAAAVGGTMAPLQKKEGYDPAFSAAVNIASAPCGILIPPSGPLILFSLVSGGTSISALFIGGYGPGILMGLSIMIVAYIIASRKNYPIVPTPSCSEAARIVLDALPSLLMVVVVIGGIVAGVFTATEGAAVAAVYSFLLSLVYRMATWRNYLEVLRTTAVMSASILFLIAASGIMSYVMAITSIPDVIAESLMQFDSPIVIFIIMNLCLLLIGTFMDLTPAVLIFTPIFLPIATDLGMHPVHFGLMMIFNLGIGNMTPPVGAVLFVGCSVGGVSIEQVFKPLLPFFFALIIALMMVTYIPAISTGLPRLFGLL from the coding sequence ATGGACATCATCTTCAACTACATGGACGAAGCGCTGTTCGCAGCCATCTGTCTGTTCGGCTTCTTCTTCGCCTTTCTCATCTCGGGCGTCCCGATTTCTGTCGGCATCGCTGTTTCGTCCATCCTGACGGCGCTGTTTTTTCTGCCTGCGGACACCGCCTATTTCGTGGCGACGCAAAAGATGTTTGCTGGCATGGATAGTTTCACGCTGCTGGCCATTCCCTTCTTCATCCTGTCCGGCAACCTGATGAACAAGGGCGGCATCGCCATCCGGCTGGTCAATCTGTCAAAGCTCATTTCCGGTCGTCTGCCCGGCTCACTAGCCCACACCAACGTGATCGCCAACATGCTGTTCGGCTCAATCTCCGGTTCGGGCATCGCTGCTGCTGCCGCTGTCGGAGGCACCATGGCACCCTTGCAGAAGAAGGAGGGATATGATCCCGCCTTCTCCGCAGCGGTGAACATCGCCAGTGCACCATGCGGCATTCTCATTCCGCCGAGCGGGCCATTGATCCTGTTCTCGCTGGTCTCCGGTGGCACCTCCATCTCCGCGCTCTTCATTGGTGGTTATGGTCCCGGTATCCTGATGGGGCTCTCGATCATGATCGTTGCCTACATCATTGCCAGCCGCAAGAATTACCCCATCGTGCCGACACCCAGCTGTTCGGAAGCCGCACGCATCGTGCTTGATGCTCTGCCCAGCCTCTTGATGGTCGTGGTCGTCATTGGCGGGATTGTCGCCGGTGTCTTCACCGCAACCGAAGGCGCCGCGGTTGCTGCGGTCTATTCCTTCCTCCTCTCGCTCGTCTACCGCATGGCGACCTGGCGGAACTATCTCGAAGTCCTGCGCACGACCGCCGTGATGAGCGCCTCGATCCTCTTCCTGATCGCGGCCTCCGGCATCATGTCCTATGTGATGGCGATCACTTCCATTCCTGACGTGATCGCCGAGAGCCTGATGCAGTTTGACAGCCCCATCGTGATCTTCATAATCATGAACCTTTGCCTGCTGCTGATCGGGACCTTCATGGACCTGACGCCTGCCGTGCTGATCTTCACCCCGATCTTCCTGCCCATTGCGACAGACCTCGGGATGCATCCGGTGCATTTCGGCCTGATGATGATCTTCAACCTCGGCATCGGTAACATGACCCCGCCTGTCGGTGCGGTGCTGTTTGTCGGCTGTAGCGTCGGGGGCGTGTCCATCGAACAGGTCTTCAAGCCGCTGCTGCCCTTCTTCTTCGCCCTCATCATCGCCCTGATGATGGTCACCTACATCCCGGCGATCTCGACCGGACTGCCAAGGCTCTTTGGCCTGCTGTAA
- a CDS encoding glycoside hydrolase family 31 protein, translated as MIIARQLLAFGETDGIVTLKTDGPQIRLVFLTDDIVRIRASFDEAFDEASYVLTMTAWEDHLDDLFKGERTRVTPVTPSVTNSAKRVTFETASLKVSVTKDPFGLEIRDADGTLLHRDLKEKSFSKDHLGRVYHYVERELDDRYYGFGEASGYLDKHYKRIRMAPKDALGYDAERQNCLYKHIPFYIKLQGKSRRAVGMFYHNLWPSEFDMGGEHSNYWHHYSYWVADRGDVDLFFINGPSIADVVERYTDLTGKTVMPPRYSIGYLGSTMYYSELPEKCDDEILGFIDKNNEEGIPVDGFQLSSGYTVGPDGLRYFFTWNKTRFPDPEGFFKRMKERGVMVSPNIKPGILCTHPYYQQFKDADAFIKTAEGDETYVDRWWGGPGSFMDFTNPKGRAIWKDMIVNNLSGYGTSSIWNDNCEYDLGDHMSLCDGDGKPRPSGEIKAILPNLMSRMSHVAIAETTPDERPYVIARSGGPGIQRYAQTWAGDNPSTWNTFRYNITMILGMGLSGVANHGADVGGFQGPSPEAELLVRWVQNGIFMPRFSIHSCNTNNTVTEPWMYEQYTGTIRDAIRLRYSLTPYLYSLMHEASETGAPIMRPLVYEFQDDPTLDNESFQFMFGSDILVANVTEKGVKRHKVHLPAGCDWYEWGTHQRYAGGQVIEMDVDMSSIPMFLKDNAIVPTTHGLFSLAKEEMEHLHLIVAPCRDNSFTLYEDDGKSNRFKDGDYLKTEITLDAGDLVTLSFQREGCYTSPIRDVVLDVINEKKGAFWVEIDGERIQQYLDRKKWAEAETGWIYDATISAVRIRYPNKPGDYKVLVSFEDFDLIGMTLEDDEE; from the coding sequence ATGATTATCGCAAGGCAGTTGCTTGCATTTGGCGAAACCGACGGGATCGTGACGCTGAAGACCGATGGCCCCCAGATACGGCTCGTCTTCCTGACCGATGATATCGTACGAATCCGCGCCAGCTTCGACGAGGCCTTTGATGAAGCCTCTTATGTCCTCACCATGACCGCATGGGAGGATCATCTTGATGATCTGTTCAAGGGCGAGCGCACGCGGGTGACCCCCGTCACGCCGTCTGTCACCAACAGTGCCAAACGGGTCACATTCGAGACCGCAAGCCTCAAGGTGTCCGTGACCAAAGATCCCTTCGGGCTCGAGATCCGCGATGCGGATGGTACCCTCTTGCACAGGGATCTGAAGGAAAAATCCTTCTCGAAGGATCATCTGGGCCGGGTCTATCATTATGTGGAGCGCGAACTCGATGACCGCTACTACGGCTTCGGCGAAGCCTCGGGCTATCTCGATAAACATTACAAGCGGATCCGCATGGCACCCAAGGATGCGCTCGGTTATGACGCAGAGCGCCAGAACTGTCTCTACAAGCACATTCCCTTCTACATCAAGCTGCAGGGCAAGAGCCGCCGCGCCGTCGGGATGTTCTATCACAATCTCTGGCCGTCAGAATTCGACATGGGCGGCGAGCATTCCAACTATTGGCATCATTACAGCTATTGGGTTGCCGACCGGGGCGACGTCGACCTCTTCTTCATCAATGGCCCCTCTATTGCCGACGTCGTCGAACGCTATACGGATCTGACCGGCAAGACGGTGATGCCGCCGCGCTATTCCATCGGCTATCTTGGCTCGACCATGTATTACAGTGAGCTGCCGGAGAAGTGCGACGACGAGATTCTCGGCTTCATCGACAAGAACAATGAAGAAGGCATCCCCGTCGACGGCTTCCAGCTTTCGTCGGGCTATACCGTTGGGCCGGATGGCCTGCGCTACTTCTTTACTTGGAACAAGACCCGCTTCCCCGATCCCGAGGGCTTCTTCAAGCGGATGAAAGAGCGCGGCGTCATGGTCTCGCCCAACATCAAGCCCGGCATCCTCTGTACCCATCCCTACTATCAGCAGTTCAAGGATGCTGACGCCTTTATCAAGACAGCTGAGGGCGATGAGACCTATGTGGATCGTTGGTGGGGCGGGCCGGGCTCCTTCATGGATTTCACCAATCCCAAGGGGAGAGCGATCTGGAAGGACATGATCGTCAACAACCTCTCTGGATATGGCACCTCCTCGATCTGGAACGACAACTGCGAATATGACCTCGGCGATCACATGTCCCTGTGTGATGGTGATGGCAAGCCGCGGCCTTCGGGCGAGATCAAGGCGATCCTGCCAAACCTCATGTCGCGCATGTCTCATGTCGCCATTGCCGAGACAACACCGGATGAACGGCCCTATGTGATTGCACGCTCGGGCGGACCCGGGATCCAGCGCTATGCTCAGACGTGGGCGGGCGACAACCCCTCCACCTGGAACACCTTCCGCTACAACATCACGATGATCCTCGGCATGGGACTGTCCGGGGTTGCCAACCATGGCGCGGATGTCGGCGGATTTCAGGGTCCTTCACCGGAGGCAGAGTTGCTCGTGCGCTGGGTCCAGAACGGCATTTTCATGCCGCGCTTCTCGATCCATTCCTGCAACACCAACAACACGGTCACCGAGCCATGGATGTATGAGCAATATACCGGCACGATCCGCGATGCGATCCGCCTGCGTTATAGCCTGACACCCTATCTCTATTCCCTGATGCATGAGGCCAGCGAAACCGGCGCGCCAATCATGCGCCCGCTCGTCTATGAGTTCCAGGACGATCCGACGCTCGACAACGAGAGCTTCCAGTTCATGTTCGGCTCGGACATTCTGGTCGCCAACGTGACCGAGAAGGGCGTCAAGCGCCACAAGGTGCACTTGCCTGCCGGCTGCGACTGGTACGAGTGGGGCACCCATCAGCGCTACGCCGGAGGGCAGGTGATCGAGATGGACGTCGACATGTCCTCGATCCCGATGTTCCTCAAGGATAATGCCATCGTGCCGACCACCCATGGTCTCTTCTCGCTCGCCAAGGAAGAGATGGAGCATCTCCATCTGATCGTTGCGCCCTGCCGGGACAACAGCTTCACGCTCTATGAGGATGACGGCAAGAGCAACCGCTTCAAGGATGGCGATTATCTCAAGACCGAGATCACGCTCGATGCGGGCGACCTCGTCACGCTCTCCTTCCAAAGGGAAGGCTGTTACACGTCGCCGATCAGGGATGTCGTCCTGGATGTCATCAACGAGAAGAAGGGCGCATTCTGGGTCGAAATCGACGGCGAGCGGATCCAGCAATATCTCGACCGCAAGAAATGGGCCGAGGCCGAGACCGGATGGATCTATGACGCGACGATTTCTGCCGTCCGTATCCGCTATCCGAACAAGCCCGGAGACTACAAGGTTCTGGTCAGTTTCGAAGACTTCGATCTGATCGGAATGACACTGGAAGACGACGAAGAATAG